One window of the Haemorhous mexicanus isolate bHaeMex1 chromosome 15, bHaeMex1.pri, whole genome shotgun sequence genome contains the following:
- the LOC132334243 gene encoding nuclear factor 7, brain-like — translation MAGSSQERSLREELTCAICCELFSEPVMLDCMHHFCRGCIQQYWDSCARGPSCPQCRRRFPARAFRTHYLLAGLVDKVRRCGSQEHRQKMQKHLEDALQARQKEMEKLLQRKRVLQEDICSLTKVSGKLNFKIQAEFARLHQILEEEERAVLAELGEKEEQSLAQLHRHIGQLEEGMAVLQRDIEHVKQTLDKVEDVSLLEVESLDIRPSVCVETQPALDLQHYRDSHSGPLQYIFWRQMLRSICPAPAPLTFDPESAHPNLVLSRDLTAVTETSRAQPVPASPRRFRQCVNVLGSQAFGSGQHYWEVWVGSKTKWDLGVAAEAVDRAAKVKLCPENGYWTLRLRNRTEYWATASPWVRLAPRQPPRKVGVFLDCQEGTVAFFDAGDMSHLFTFHQVSAERYCPFFSTCFSDGRDNVEPMRLCHLVL, via the exons ATGGCCGGCAGCAGCCAGGAGCGGAGCCTGCGGGAGGAGCTGACCTGTGCCATCTGCTGCGAGCTGTTCAGCGAGCCCGTCATGCTGGACTGCATGCACCACTTCTGCCGGGGCTGCATCCAGCAGTACTGGGACAGCTGCGCCCGCGGCCCCTCGTGCCCGCAGTGCCGCCGCCGGTTCCCCGCCCGCGCCTTCCGCACGCACTACCTGCTGGCCGGGCTGGTGGACAAGGTGCGGCGCTGCGGCTCCCAGGAGCACCGGCAGAAGATGCAG AAGCACCTGGAAGATGCTTTGCAAGCCCGTCAGAAGGAGATGGAGAAGTTGCTGCAGAGGAAGCGTGTGCTGCAGGAGGACATCTGCAGCCTGACG aAAGTGTCTGGGAAGCTGAACTTCAAGATTCAGGCTGAGTTTGCTCGCCTTCATCAGAtcctggaggaagaggagcgagctgtgctggcagagctgggtgaaaAGGAGGAGCAGTcactggcccagctgcacaggcacATTGGCCAGCTGGAGGAGGGgatggctgtgctgcagagggacaTTGAGCATGTCAAGCAGACCCTGGACAAGGTGGAAGATGTGTCACTGCTGGAG GTGGAGAGCCTGGATATCAG GCCCTCGGTGTGTGTTGAGACCCAGCCTGCCCTGGACCTGCAGCACTacagggacagccacagtgGCCCCTTGCAGTACATCTTCTGGAGGCAGATGCTGCGCTCCATCTGCCCTG ctcctgccccgcTCACATTTGACCCTGAGTCGGCCCACCCCAACCTGGTCCTCTCTAGGGAtctgacagcagtgacagagaCGAGTCGAGCCCAGCCTGTCCCCGCCAGCCCTCGGCGCTTCCGCCAGTGCGTCAATGTGCTGGGCTCGCAGGCCTTCGGCAGCGGCCAGCACTACTGGGAGGTCTGGGTGGGCAGCAAAACCAAATGGGACCTGGGTGTGGCTGCTGAGGCTGTGGACCGGGCAGCCAAGGTCAAGCTGTGCCCAGAGAATGGCTACTGGACGCTGCGCCTGCGGAACAGGACAGAGTACTgggccactgccagcccctgggTGCGCCTGGCTCCCCGCCAGCCCCCACGGAAAGTGGGCGTCTTCCTGGACTGCCAGGAGGGCACCGTGGCCTTCTTTGATGCTGGGGACATGTCCCACCTCTTCACCTTCCACCAGGTCTCTGCAGAGAGATACTGCCCCTTCTTCAGCACCTGCTTCAGTGACGGGAGGGACAACGTGGAGCCCATGCGCCTCTGTCACCTGGTGCTGTGA